The sequence TAGGCGACTGTGGGCAAATGGTGAGCATATCATGAAGATATCTCACCTTTGGTTGAAACGCTCAGCAAGCAGCCCAACCCGAAGAAGATGAGGGCGGAGCTGTTGTTTTGGGAGTAACACTATTGATTGCTAAGCCATAGGATCACTTTTGGCAGAACATGACAACTTCACCATGTTCAGTCATTTTACGCTTACTTGGGTCGTGCCTGAAAGTAGGTGCTGCTACTGAAATGAACTATAGCGTTGTCTGTTCCGTGGCTCGTAATATATAGCCTAATTCTGCGGACATTGACTCTTTTTGAGTCTATAGGTCCTaggcttttttatttttcccatTTCCTAagaaatgtcaaagtgaaaCTTCCACAAGCAGGACCAAAATGCGTTATGACTTAGTTGTAGCCTAATTCCTGCCATATCAAGGGCAGATAGATTGACTGGAGACTTTTCAAAATCACTGTGTAACTTCATCCCCAGCTTTGAACAAATCTCCACCCTCTGCATTATTTTGAAATATGGGGGGTTGCTCCGGGGAATGATGAGTCCCGATCAGCAGGGGGGCGGGGGCTTCCCAAACGGTTAACTCTACGTCTTGCTAGGTTCAGGATGGGCActagatggcgtgttgagcaaataaaataaataaaaaaagccgTGTTGATCTATTTTCAACACATACAATGCCTATTTTTTATGAAAAGCAAATGTTGTCATGTTGTAACAGTTGTACCCCAACATTGATTTGTTTCATCACAGTATAGTCATACCATTTCGTTTATAGCtcaataaacacatttcagtGTGACACCCCCATATTCCTGAGCATTATTTTGCATCTCAGAAACAAGCAGGAAAGTATCAGCATTCTGCAAATATAAGTTGGAAGAATATGGGCTATACGATTCttgtaattacagtgcatgaaatgccctgtattgttattcatATTGTGaattctgaaataaaaaattaaGGGCATTTTCAATATTTCGTATTAAAATAAGCCTACGCCTAAGTGAAATAATTGACTAAGTTTAATTTAAAAGAGGATTCGTCTGGGGTAGGCTGTTTACTGGTGTGAAGGGGACGAGCCCCTGAGCAAAAGAGTCatgcaatatttttttttacaaatactttatataaataaaagtaCATAGTTCAATAATGCAAATTTAGCTTCCGTCTTACTGGAAAAAAAGTCTATTTTTCTACAGTGTGATCACAGATGTCATCCAGTGTACAACAGGTCCCAACATTAAGGCAGGTAAGCTAATGCCAGCAGCTCATTTCATAATAGGCACATTTCTGCAAAGCCAAAGGCGCCCTTCCtataggcccacacacacacctattgcAAATTCCATAGGAGGTCCTGAaaacatgtttatgtgtattcACCGATTTTATGGGTAACATTGTCATTTTCAGGACtcttaatataatcttcatcagAGAAACCCCAGTCATAGTTGTAGACATTGTGTTACGTCTAAGAGCAAACACAGTTAGAAACCCCAGTCATAGTTGTAGACATTGTGTTACGTCTAAGAGCAAACACAGTTAGAAACCCCAGTCATAGTTGTAGACATTGTGTTACGTCTAAGAGCAAACACAGTTAGAAACCCCAGTCATAGTTGTAGACATTGTGTTACGTCTAAGAGCAAACACAGTTAGACGTCAGGAGTTCCGTGCCATGCCCATGgaactcctccccccccccccccccccccctttttgcAAGTCTTCAAACAGCAGTGACACTAAGGGGCTATTTCACATCACAGATCTATACATATTTACGTTCATTTTAGATGTAGTTAGATACTGATAGAATTATAAGATAATATTTCTAATACGTGCATGTAATAGCATAACAGTATGACATCATACACAGGGCCAAGCATGTCTCAAGTGACAGCCACAGAAGGAGGAATCTACGCAAACACCATTTGAATAACAAACAACCGTGCTgtatggtggtgatgatgatgatgatgcagtgGTGACCTCAGCACACAGTACCTCCCACATACAGAATAACAGTAGTTAGCTGAGCTACACAGCTGACtcacaagaagaaaaaaacatgctgtaATGCCCAACATATATTCTCTCTTTATGCATAGCACGAAAGCTGTACTGGACTGTACTATGTCAACGTATTCATTCACTGCAAAGTAACAGATGGTCCTATAGCCTCTTCCAACTGACATGTACCTCAGTTGGAAACATCCTGGGGCAAAAATGATCACAAAGGAAAAAAGGTACAGGCCGTTCTCTGTAGTCAGCAAGCAAGGTTCTGCCAGACCAAACAAGCTTTTGGGCGGATTCGGataaagacagtgtgtgtgctgatcttAAGGAGTATGAGGATGATGATCGGATAGGCTGAGGACCCGCCGTAACCCTCTCTGGCTGGTCAGAAAACTCAAATCTGGCCCGAGCTTGCTTTGAATGAAGTGATGCACATCCTCACAAGGCGCATCACAAGTCACGGAGTCCCATCCAAGACATAGATGTTCTGTTGCGAGAGTTTCTTCATGGGAAAGTTGCTGTCAAGGCCATTCTGTGCAACGTTGCCATTTTGTGTGTTGGGCTTGGCGTCCTTCAGGCTGTAGCGGCCCATCTTGGTGTTTGTGTAGTAGATGGAgtagatgaagatgaagatcaCCGAGGTGATCACCACGATCACTGCCACAAAGCCGGCAATCAGGGGCAAGTAGTCCTCTGTTGcaagagaaacaaaacacagctgtcAGTCATTCTTCAGGGAAACGGTGTCCATCATATGTGACGTTATCATCCAAAAGTAAGGACATTAGATTCCCGTTTAGAACAACTGTGGTCAATGCCTCAATGCATCACACCGACATTGCAGCTCTGCCATACAAGGGTCAAAGCCAGGCATTACAAGTTTTCGAGCAGTAGCGCTGTTCAGTCCACCATGTGCTACGAGAGATTTTAGGGACTTTTTGAAATACTTTATTTAGTCTCAAAGAAAGAGTCCCCTTGAGACAGATCTCTTCAACTGGAAATATAGCACGTTAAGCAGCTTCAACTCACATTAGAGTATGCTGCATGACATGCATCGCCAATAAGCCAGAGTGGTTTACAACTAACACGAGTCCTATCAGTGCATCACTGTCTTAACAACGTGTTGGAGGAGACCATTAAGGGAAGACTTTTGCTTAAGAGTCAATGGCCAGTGCAGGTCCCTCCATCAGTTTAGGATGTACCAAGGCTCCATTGAGTCCATTGCCTCACTTGTCAGGCTTTAACCTCAGATGCTCTAGTCTAGGGCACGGAAAAAGTACCTACTAACCTGAATTCTCATCACATTATCTAACCTGAAACCTGGGGCAATTAGAGAGGGAGTATTGGTACTCTGGTGGATACAATAAAGGACACTGAGTTTTGAGGCCAAAATGGGTAAAACTTAGTGGACAATGCAAGGACACATGGGGACTGAAACATGCAAGCGAGCATGCAAAGGAAAAGCACAAGTTATACAAATGTACTGAGTTATGATGAAAGAAAAAGCATTAGTAACAGACTTAAGCAGCCATTGCATCTCAAGCAGGGATGAGTGGGTGAGTACATTTAAGCAATGTGAGAAATGTAGGTTGTTACCTTTGAACACCAGCTTCACTGTTTTTGTAGCGACGTCAACCTCATTGCTTGCTCTGCAGTGGATCAACCCTGCCATTTCAGTGCCAATGGTGAGATTGCCACCTTTGATGGATTTGTTGTTGAAGATCCAAATGATTTCTGGCTTGGGGTTTCCCTCTgcttcacacaccaacacctccTGGTAGTCTTTGAACACGGGCAAGTCACTGACATTTGGCCGGGTAATAACTGGTCCATCTAAAGAGTATAGGTAGAGACACAAGGAACATGGGTAAGGGTATAGGTAGAGACACATGGGACGTGGGTATGAGCattgacatatatacatagacgccccattgactCCTTCAGAACGTTGCTACGACGTGCCAACGTCggcgccatcttggggaggtaaagactggcctgtaaacaaacgcatgTTAACGGTCGAGCTGCggcttttctggataaaaagcactatagcgttttaATTTCTCGACTGATTTCattgagtcgtttttatattcaagggtttatgatctacggacattttcagttcagacacgtaaACACTTCCAAAACAGTGTAATGTTTTTATCTTTGTAAACGAAAAACAGGGACTGTGAAATcggtgctttttatccagaaaagccGCAGCTCCACCGGTAAcatgcgtttgtttacaggccagtcttcacctccccaagatggcggcaaCGTTGACACGCGACCCAAAAGCCAAcggggcgtctatgtatatatgtctatgggtaaGAGTATAGGTAGAGACACATGGGACGTGGGTAAGGGTAGCAGAAAGCCAATGGCATGACAGTTCCTGTGGCTCAACTGAGCAACTAGTTgaacaacaacaccaagatcatgGATTCATTATCAAGGGAACACATGCTGATAAATATATAGTGATGGTATACGTATATATCTTATTCCGAGTGAAAATGTAAAGTAACCATAGTTTGTGGATTAGTAGTTACGTTCTGTGGTTTTGAGACCTGTCTAGTGAGGATGACTGTGACTTCATAACGTGCTAAATTTGAGCCTTTTGTGAAATTGACATGACATGAGCAACAATATGACCTTCATTGCATAACTGATAACAATATGTTTTGAAaaatatgtatgcatatatCAAATGTGGGATTTTAAGACAAGTATATGTTTGAATACAATAGTAAATGTAGAGTACATGCTATTATAGGCTTCCTAGTGTCAAtatttataacaggacaggggtacACACCTTTataataatacgtttaaatATAGTCACGAGTGACTGAGAACTGCCTCAAGTAGAAAAAGGTTGAATGATTGGACTGCTTCAACAGGTGAAAAACGACAATTcgaattttgtaaatgttacgTAAGGATTTAAAGACATAGTGAATTTTGAAGACAGACCAAAACCATGTCagaagaacagaggagaacatgTTGTACGTAGCTTGTTGTAGCAAAATCTTATGGCTGATTTGTATGAAATTTGGTAAATAGCTTCTATATGCCATCAttaagattggccattcacacagacatattggCTGATACATTTTGTCGGGCCGTTGATGGCCATTTTGTTGAGCGAGCCGAAtggatcaatcaatcaatcaatcaattcaatcttatatagcgcttctctatatacccgaagtcgctttacagagtccagagtctagtagtcattcatacacaggtggtggtaagctacctcagtagccacagctgccctggggcagactgacagaagcgtggctgccaatcagcgccaacggcccctccgaccaccaccaacattcattcatattcatatgatgcaatgcatgtctttatgatggtgggggaaaccggagtacctggagtaaacccacgcaggcacggggaatgtagccaagtataagcatacggaatttttttattttagcttaAGGCGTTCTtcagatattgaaatgtgtcagttgcagcgTCCCCTATGGATGAAATGTGTCCAAATAATGTGGTAGTGATGATATTTGAtgataatttgattggctgtttaaatatcaacaaccttttgccagaatcacagaaTGTACCTTTAATTCGTTTCcctcatcagaacagaacttACAGTAGACGGTGACACTGAGGGGCTGTGATGTGGCGCTCGTGTCGTGGTCTCCCAGCTTCAGTCTGGCCTCACACCAGTACTGCGCCCCGTTTTCAGACTTGGTGGCTCTgatgaggagggtggaggaaaCATTTTGGGGTGTCTTGATGGAGTTGTCCGGAAATGTTTCATTCTTCACGGAACGAGAACtgtttatttcctttttgtACCAGTTGACAACGAGGTTCTTGATTGGAGCGACATTTTGAATCTCACACAGGAGTGTATATTGTTTATCCTTAATTAAAGGTCCAGAGTGGTTCTGAAAACGGATGGATAAATCCTTTGGCGTTTCTGAGAAGTAAACatagaaaaaaacatcttaaaaAGCATTCTTTGTTTCCAATTTTTCCTGTTGCATGCTGCAGTGTAAAACTCAGCACAGCAAAGGTACACCATGCTGTTGTTCTATTGTACAGTAggtacacaacacaacataccaatggcattctttctttcaaactGTCTGAAAACTAAAATGTCAAGCAAAAATATGTAGGTTTTTACCATTTTAAGGTATAGTTAAGGGATTTGTTTTTataacatcctcaaattcatttatGATGATAGAATATCATGTGAAGGGGAGATCTGCCACATGCCTTTCCACTAGCTGCCCAGGCTATCCCGTGTAGTTTTGTGGTCTGAATATGAAGTcacacaaaaatgtaagaatagcatttacagcacaatatcatacaaatattttaccAAAAATATGTCAAACAGTGTCAGCAGTGTTGTTGTCTGCGTATGAaaggcaagtctgttggctgttaCCTCGTTGGCTTGGTagttttacaaaaactcctcaCTGCCTATTCAATGTTCACTACAAACTGCATTGCACCAAATTATGCTTAGGCTTTTCATGGATAAATGGATGAAAGGCATAATACATAATGGACAATGGACTGACctaagtgttttttgtttttgttttttatcacCAATCAAAGATAAtagtaaaaaatattttgaatttTACTCTGGAGCCTATGAAGGAAGGTAACATAAACAACAAATAACTAAATAGATTGTTCAACAAATGACAACTTACTGAAAAGAGTAACATTGAAGAGTTTATGGCAAGGGTCGCGGTTCCATAAAGTAACTTTGCAAATGGGCTTTACATTCCAGTCTGTTAGGGCTTTCTCTGTCCACGTGTCTCCTGTGATTCTGTGATTCCGTGAAACTGTCCAGAGAATCTCTTTGTGTCCTGGGGCAGAGCATCTGATTGACACATTCTTGTTATATTCCACCACTGTTTCGTTCACTGGTTTGTTAGCGCTGGAAAACTGTATTGGACATGAAGCCTGTACTCCTGCAAAggtttgaataaaaaaaattgtaaattgTATTAATACAATGAATAAAATGAGCCATCAACTTAACTATAATTCGAGAAGGCATCCTATGATATCTTGAATGACCATGGCAGGAATGGGGTAAAACAGGATGCAACGAATGACTGCCCTGGCAGGCAGGCTATTTCAACTTCCTCTAATTCTTTCAAGTGAAGTTGTGTTGCAGATCAAGGGGAACACCCGGAAAAACTGCCCATTAACGTTATGACAACATGCATACGTTTTGACGCCAACGCGTTCAGCTTTCTGGGGAGGAAAACGCCAACTATGAAGAAGTAGCCATTTATAGCGAGACAACACGTTAGCTGTTCTTAGTGTAAGGGCGTATGCGTCTTGTcggatgaccaacacaatacgTGCCAATCACTTGGTGGCACAAGATATCGGCAGTGTCACGGCGAGACCGTGGTGTATGCCAGATAACGAGCCAAATCCGTTCCACAGTCAGTGGTTTTGTATTAAGTGCCATTCAAAAACAGTCATGCAAGAACTTGGAATGTCCTATGTAGGAGTCTGATTAGGGAAATTGTGCGAAATTCAACCGTTTATCAACCATTTCCCTGTAAAGCATCCTCAGGTAAGCTATCTTTCAGCGGAAAACGGTTCGATTCAGTCCATAGTGTAAGATGCTAAAACCTACTTAACATCAACTTCCTTTCTGTACCAGTAAGAGTAGGCTTGTAACGTTAGCACGCATCAGCAGGAAGTTGGCTGAACTAAAATCCCCTCATTTaaacgacaaaaaaaaaggaaactgaAATGTTTCGATCACTTACTCAGTGTTGCTCCGTACAGACTCAAAACAACAAAAGTTATGGATTCTATCCATGAGAGTTTCATTTTGATTAACGTTAAACTCCTGGTAGATTTTCATCAGGTCGGCGTCGACTTCTCTGGCTTTTCCCTAAATTCATTGTGGGCAGAGAGGCACGTTTCCCTTCAGGAAAAGCACTCCccaatctctcttcctctcctctggctcCCGGTTAAATGTAATGGATAACAGACCTCCCCCACGTTCTAAAATACGCTCCTTTGCTCTATAACAAAGCGTGCACTATCTTGCTTGCCTATACTAACAAAGGCAAATTAATAACATAAATGAAACTGGCTACAATCTCTAAGGTAacggtttcttttttttatcatgtaTAACATTATGTCAAGGGTGAAAAGTTTTAAAGACCAAAAGGACACAAACTGAGAGGGAGCCAATAACACCCCAAATGGGGAGATATAGCCTTGCATACTGCCAAACTCCGCAGTCATTTAAGAATGCTCTCCCTTACCTTTCACAGTGACTCTGACAGATCTGCGCGCTTCTCCAAGCTTGTTGAAGGCAAAACATACATACGTTCCAATGTTTGCTTCGGTGGTTCCATTAATGTGCAGCAGGGACACCCCATCCTCAGTCTTCACCCACACATTACTGACCCAAGGGTAGCTCCACTCGTACTGCGGCCGAGGGTCTCCATGAACAGCACATTTCAGCACCACATCAGACCCCACCACGTCCACCTCTGTGTCCTCAAGTTCAGCTATGGGTGAGGGTGGATCTAAGGACGTAAGGCATACATTGATAGCCCTCAACAAGTTATGGATGCATTTTATATGAATGATACAGTATGGCCATTTCAAGGATGTGGATGTACTGTATAACGAAATAAGATGGGGACATGTGGCACAATCAGTAGCATCCCCTACCATATGCATGTCTTTGTGCCCAAGGAGACCTGTGTTTGAGTCCGACCCCATGTCATTTCCCAGTCCcactccttatctctctcccacaaatgttctgtctctctacaCTGTCCAACTTAACTAAAAGGCTATAAAGCTCAAAATGAATTAGGAAATTAAATTGTACTCACAGAGGACTTTGATATCCAGTAAGTGAGAAGCATTTCCGTAGGTGCTGTTGGCCAGGATGAAATATTGCCCCCCATAACCTCTAGAGAGTTCCTCTGGCAAAACGACTTCCTCGCCATCTTTAAGCCACTGTGTGTCAGGTCTGGGGTAACCGTCCGCCTCACATGATAGGTTATGAGCTGTATATTCCTCAACGATGTAACTGCTGGGACAGTGAAATACTGGACcatctgaaaacaaaacatgagaCAGTTGAAGGAAGAAAGGGTAAGCCTGAGAGAGTTAAGATGTTTAGTTAGATACAGAACATAAACAAATAGATAAATGTGAACATGAACGAATAATTGGCTTCTTAAATCAGCTATCTCAAACTACATTGCACATAAATTGTGTCATGATTCATTCCAAAACATAGTGTGGCCTTTAGAAACAGTGTGTCAGCCAGTGGAACACTTACACATCACAAAGACTTCAATCGTATCTTCAAATGACAACAGTCCTGTAACGTTGACAGTATAGACACCACTGTCCTCTCTGCTGAGTGGACGACTGGGGTCTATGGACAGTCCATCTCGGAGCCATCTGACGGTAGGACGTGGGTTGCCTTCAGAGGGACAAAATGTTTCCAGATTGTCCCCCTCTGATATTTCAATGGTGCGTGGACAGTTGGTTGTTACTGGACCATCTGAgtaagacaaaaacaaatgtgcTGTGTCATATTGTATCAGAGGAGAAAGGAGTAAGGTATGTGGTATTTGATAGTACATGGATTTTGGAGCATACTCAGTTTGGCCATTACTGTTCTTTGCCATGTGACTTGGTTAACCCTACAGAACCATACAGTATAAATACGATTCAAAACTAACCTTTTgtcatgtaatgtaatgtaatgtgatgtAATGTGATTCTGAAAAGATGGTATGTAGTAATCATTTGAAGAATAAAAGGGGGAAAAAGTATAGAGATAGCTTCTGACAATTCTGATGAATACTAAATGCAGACTCACAGTGCACAGTGATGCTAACACTCTGAGATATCATTTTAGGAGGGGGTGGTTGAGGTCCCTCTTGTCCCAGATTGAGCTCTGCCTCACACCGAAACTGGGCTCCATCATCATGTTTTGTCGGGGTGATCCGGAGGCTGGCAGTCACATTTACTGGGCTGGGCAGCTCTGTGCTGTTGTCAGCTGGGGAATGACCTATCAGTACATCCCCTCTGTACCACATCACGGTAAGGGTACGGACAGGTGCGACGTTGTATACGGCACACTGGAGCAGATATGTAGTTCCCTCGATCATTGGTCCCGTGTGGTTAGCTGAGAGTACAGGTGCATGTTCTAGATCCTCTGTGGAGAGTGTTATTATTATCAACATTATTATTGAAAGTGAAAGTTGTTATTGCaaatgtgtgtaatatgtgtgtacatgtatatgtgatGGTCATTATATTGCACAAAATCACTGTCCAGCTTAGTGACTGTCATTAGTGAAAAACATGCAAGCATGCCTGAAGATAGTCAAGGAATATTGTGTGAATATGATATCACATGGTACTTACTGTACATGACAACAGTAAGGGTTTTGATGCACTGTTCATCCTCTAGATTGATGAAGCACTGAGCTTCCACATCCCAATCTGTCAGCTCTTCCACAGTCCAGGTGATCAGATGGATGTCCTCCTCAATGGGTTTGTTCCCAACAGTAGCCTCCCAGCCCATCCCATCATGTGGTCCTGATGCGCTACAGTTCACCTCCACGAAATCCCCATATTTCACAACCACTCTCTCAGGGTGAATCGTTAACACACCTTCT is a genomic window of Clupea harengus chromosome 1, Ch_v2.0.2, whole genome shotgun sequence containing:
- the LOC105905696 gene encoding hemicentin-1-like; this translates as MYVGIYFRVFLSLLPLWVVDGNQCPEGVLTIHPERVVVKYGDFVEVNCSASGPHDGMGWEATVGNKPIEEDIHLITWTVEELTDWDVEAQCFINLEDEQCIKTLTVVMYKDLEHAPVLSANHTGPMIEGTTYLLQCAVYNVAPVRTLTVMWYRGDVLIGHSPADNSTELPSPVNVTASLRITPTKHDDGAQFRCEAELNLGQEGPQPPPPKMISQSVSITVHYGPVTTNCPRTIEISEGDNLETFCPSEGNPRPTVRWLRDGLSIDPSRPLSREDSGVYTVNVTGLLSFEDTIEVFVMYGPVFHCPSSYIVEEYTAHNLSCEADGYPRPDTQWLKDGEEVVLPEELSRGYGGQYFILANSTYGNASHLLDIKVLYPPSPIAELEDTEVDVVGSDVVLKCAVHGDPRPQYEWSYPWVSNVWVKTEDGVSLLHINGTTEANIGTYVCFAFNKLGEARRSVRVTVKGVQASCPIQFSSANKPVNETVVEYNKNVSIRCSAPGHKEILWTVSRNHRITGDTWTEKALTDWNVKPICKVTLWNRDPCHKLFNVTLFKTPKDLSIRFQNHSGPLIKDKQYTLLCEIQNVAPIKNLVVNWYKKEINSSRSVKNETFPDNSIKTPQNVSSTLLIRATKSENGAQYWCEARLKLGDHDTSATSQPLSVTVYYGPVITRPNVSDLPVFKDYQEVLVCEAEGNPKPEIIWIFNNKSIKGGNLTIGTEMAGLIHCRASNEVDVATKTVKLVFKEDYLPLIAGFVAVIVVITSVIFIFIYSIYYTNTKMGRYSLKDAKPNTQNGNVAQNGLDSNFPMKKLSQQNIYVLDGTP